The following coding sequences are from one Caloenas nicobarica isolate bCalNic1 chromosome 25, bCalNic1.hap1, whole genome shotgun sequence window:
- the LOC135998383 gene encoding olfactory receptor 14A16-like — protein sequence MSNSSSITQFLLLAFTNTRELQLLHFWLFLGIYLAALLGNGLIITTIACDQHLHTPMYFFLLNLSLLDLGSISTTVPKSMANSLQDTRAISFLGCAAQVFMSLFFISAEYSLLTVMSYDRYVAICKPLHYGTLLGSRACVHMAAAAWATGFLHALLHTANTFSLPLCKSNALDQFFCEIPQILKLSCSNSYLREAGLLVVTACLAFGCFIFIFFSYVQIFRAVLRNPSEQGRHKAFSTCLPHLAVVSLFISTGIFACLKPPSISSPSLDLVVAVLYSVVPPAVNPLIYSMRNKELQDSVWKLITGHFQ from the coding sequence atgtccaacagcagctccatcacccagttcctcctcctggcattcacaaacacacgggagctgcagctcttgcacttctggctcttcctgggcatctacctggctgccctcctgggcaatggcctcatcatcaccaccatagcctgtgaccagcacctgcacacgcccatgtacttcttcctcctcaacctctccctcctcgacctgggctccatctccaccactgtccccaaatccatggccaattccctccaggacaccagggccatctcctttttgggatgtgctgcacaagtctttatgtctctctttttcatttcagcagaatattctctcctcacagtcatgtcctacgaccgctatgttgccatctgcaaacccctgcactacgggaccctcctgggcagcagagcttgtgtccacatggcagcagctgcctgggccactgggtttctccatgctctgctgcacacggccaatactTTTTCACTACCACTGTGCAAGAGCAATGCCCTGGACCaattcttctgtgaaatcccccagatcctcaagctctcctgctcaaactcctacctcagggaagctgggcttcttgtggtcacTGCCTGTTTAGCgtttgggtgttttattttcatttttttctcctatgtgcagatcttcagggctgtaCTGAGGAatccctctgagcagggacggcacaaagctttttccacatgcctccctcacctggccgtggttTCCCTTTTCATCAGCACTGGCATTTTTGCCTGCCTGAAACCTCCCTCCATCTCATCACCTTCACTGGACCTGGTGGTGGCAGTTCTATACTCAgtggttcctccagcagtgaaccccctcatctacagcatgaggaacaaggagctccaggattcagtgtggaaaCTGATAACTGGACATTTTCAATAA